From the genome of Vibrio navarrensis, one region includes:
- a CDS encoding ABC transporter permease — translation MQVNCRRRVSMASNGLNRRLTAWSLEEIRHGNLWPISVALVLIISAVFALSALATRMEQVIVKQGKDALTADTLFISANPLPQTLLDAAKSEALTTSKMTRFATMAFSDTGMQLVTVKAVQSSYPLLGELSLRSDTTRAQHVNPGELWLDSRIMERLEVTQGDNVTIGDADFVVSGVIESEPGLSFNPFQQMPAAYIHDTDVARTGAIQVGSRVQYRLFIVGSDQAIAKVKESVELTPSDRWRDQESASRSSEVFERTNQYLSLTVAIVIIMAATTLVLTCQNYVVTRKQTIAMLKSIGASRAWIARWLAIQLALLFVCAAVIGVLIGIGLEQLLRIPLKDLLPDPLPSYGITPYLVSLATALLIAVPALGIPLSALLHTSAINVMQTDNQQKAIRSKTWLLIGVPLLPMLAIYHNNIMVWIVLGAIMLLFIVLAFVGLALSKLLARLPFSTSVKLALSRINRSALGSGLQLGALSLSLMLLAIIWLVRTDLLKDWQRTLPADAANVFALNISDFELDPYLTFLDQNQVNRSPAYPIIRGRFTAINGENVTSYSRPDGQERSDAVSRELNLTWGASLPDYNQVTSGSWTPTQGVSVEAKVAEEMGIEVGDTLTFVVNSQTFNATVNTIRHVEWRDMKPNFYFIFTPDVMASIPASYLVSFRIEEHQTSLLNQLSRQYPTVSVLDIRTMASKIQDLVEQIVWSISILALMGVMAGVMLIFTLLRLSLAQRQQEIRLYRTLGAPKKRVTRTIWAEFGIMALIASAISALGAEATVAAVMRFGFDLSATLHPHLWLLLPTLALATLFMVVSSLIKQLLTPMNNSYG, via the coding sequence ATGCAGGTCAACTGTCGGAGGCGAGTTAGTATGGCGTCAAACGGATTAAATCGCAGGCTCACCGCCTGGAGTTTGGAAGAGATACGCCACGGCAATCTCTGGCCAATCAGTGTCGCGCTGGTGCTGATCATCTCTGCGGTGTTCGCTTTATCGGCCTTGGCAACGCGTATGGAACAGGTGATCGTCAAGCAGGGCAAAGATGCGCTCACCGCCGATACACTCTTCATTTCCGCCAATCCTCTGCCACAAACCTTGCTCGATGCGGCCAAGAGTGAAGCGCTTACCACCTCAAAAATGACCCGTTTTGCCACCATGGCCTTTAGTGACACGGGGATGCAGTTAGTCACTGTCAAGGCAGTGCAATCGAGCTATCCGCTGCTTGGTGAACTGAGCCTGCGCAGCGACACAACTCGCGCTCAGCATGTGAACCCGGGGGAACTGTGGTTAGATAGCCGGATTATGGAAAGGCTGGAGGTTACGCAAGGTGACAATGTCACGATTGGCGACGCAGATTTTGTTGTTTCTGGCGTGATTGAGAGCGAACCCGGATTAAGCTTCAATCCGTTTCAACAGATGCCAGCGGCGTATATTCACGACACGGATGTAGCGCGTACTGGCGCGATTCAAGTGGGTAGCCGTGTGCAGTATCGTCTTTTTATCGTCGGCAGTGATCAAGCGATTGCTAAGGTCAAAGAGAGCGTTGAGCTGACGCCGAGTGATCGTTGGCGCGATCAGGAGAGTGCCAGTCGTAGTAGCGAAGTGTTTGAACGCACCAATCAATATCTGTCTCTGACCGTCGCGATTGTCATCATTATGGCGGCGACAACACTCGTGCTGACTTGCCAAAATTACGTTGTCACGCGAAAACAAACCATCGCGATGTTAAAGAGCATTGGAGCAAGCCGAGCGTGGATAGCGCGTTGGTTAGCGATTCAGCTAGCGCTGCTATTTGTATGCGCGGCCGTGATCGGCGTCCTGATTGGCATAGGTCTGGAGCAGTTGCTGCGCATTCCATTGAAAGATCTGCTGCCGGACCCGCTTCCATCGTATGGCATTACGCCGTATTTAGTCTCATTGGCGACTGCGTTACTGATTGCGGTTCCCGCATTGGGCATTCCGCTGTCGGCTCTGTTGCATACATCAGCGATCAATGTGATGCAAACAGACAACCAGCAGAAAGCCATTCGATCGAAAACCTGGCTGCTGATTGGGGTGCCGCTTTTGCCTATGTTGGCGATTTACCACAATAACATCATGGTGTGGATTGTGCTCGGGGCAATCATGCTGCTGTTCATTGTGCTAGCCTTTGTTGGCTTAGCGCTGAGTAAGCTATTGGCACGTTTACCATTTTCTACCTCCGTTAAACTGGCGCTGAGCCGCATCAACCGCTCGGCACTCGGCAGTGGGTTGCAGTTGGGGGCGTTGTCATTGTCGCTCATGTTATTGGCGATCATTTGGCTGGTGCGCACCGATCTGCTTAAAGATTGGCAGCGGACACTGCCTGCCGATGCCGCCAATGTGTTTGCGCTCAATATCAGTGACTTTGAACTTGACCCTTATTTGACGTTTTTAGACCAGAACCAAGTGAATCGTTCTCCGGCTTATCCGATCATTCGCGGCCGATTTACCGCCATCAACGGTGAAAATGTCACCAGTTATAGCCGGCCAGATGGCCAAGAGCGCAGTGACGCAGTGAGTCGAGAGTTAAACCTTACTTGGGGGGCGAGCTTGCCCGATTATAATCAGGTGACCTCGGGCAGTTGGACGCCAACGCAAGGCGTATCGGTTGAAGCTAAAGTAGCTGAAGAGATGGGAATCGAGGTTGGTGATACGCTCACCTTTGTGGTGAACAGTCAAACCTTCAACGCGACGGTCAACACCATTCGTCACGTTGAGTGGCGTGATATGAAGCCTAACTTCTATTTCATCTTTACACCGGATGTGATGGCGTCTATTCCTGCATCCTATTTGGTCAGCTTTCGTATTGAAGAGCACCAGACATCTTTGCTGAATCAGTTGTCGCGGCAATACCCGACCGTCAGTGTGCTCGACATTCGCACCATGGCGAGCAAGATCCAAGATCTGGTTGAGCAGATAGTGTGGTCGATTTCGATTTTGGCACTCATGGGGGTGATGGCGGGAGTGATGTTGATCTTTACCTTGTTGCGCCTGAGTTTAGCGCAGCGTCAGCAAGAGATCCGCTTGTACCGCACATTGGGCGCGCCGAAAAAACGGGTCACGCGTACCATTTGGGCGGAATTTGGCATCATGGCGCTGATTGCCAGTGCGATTTCTGCTCTCGGCGCGGAAGCAACGGTGGCGGCGGTGATGCGTTTCGGCTTTGACTTATCCGCTACGCTGCATCCACATTTGTGGCTGCTATTGCCCACCTTGGCGTTGGCGACATTGTTCATGGTTGTATCAAGTTTAATCAAACAGTTATTGACACCCATGAATAACTCGTATGGCTAA
- a CDS encoding ABC transporter ATP-binding protein has product MQSPVIKAKSVSKQVSTSNEKLIILSDVNLEVAAGESVAIVGTSGAGKSTLMTLLAGLDVSSSGEVYLLDQPLSRLDDEARAALRSESIGFVFQSFLLIPSLTALQNVTLPCLLKGEEEDNERGKALLASVGLASRVDHLPSQLSGGEQQRVALARAFMAQPKILFADEPTGNLDQHTAEKIIELLFELNQHHGTTLVLVTHDMKLAQRCQRVFSMDAGQLSEAS; this is encoded by the coding sequence ATGCAATCTCCAGTAATTAAAGCAAAATCCGTTAGTAAACAAGTGTCTACAAGCAATGAGAAGTTAATCATCCTCAGCGATGTCAATCTCGAAGTCGCTGCAGGAGAGAGTGTGGCTATTGTAGGCACCTCCGGTGCAGGAAAGTCAACCCTGATGACACTCTTAGCTGGCCTTGATGTCTCCTCATCTGGCGAGGTTTATCTGCTCGATCAACCTTTGTCTCGTTTGGACGATGAAGCGCGTGCCGCGCTACGCAGTGAATCGATTGGCTTTGTTTTCCAAAGTTTTTTGCTCATTCCAAGCCTGACCGCACTGCAAAATGTCACTTTACCTTGTCTGCTCAAAGGGGAAGAGGAGGATAACGAGCGAGGTAAAGCGTTGCTTGCCTCGGTAGGTTTGGCCTCGCGAGTGGATCACCTCCCGAGCCAGTTGTCGGGAGGCGAGCAGCAACGGGTGGCTTTGGCACGCGCGTTCATGGCCCAGCCGAAGATCTTGTTTGCCGATGAACCGACCGGCAATCTCGATCAACACACGGCAGAAAAAATCATTGAGCTGCTGTTTGAGCTCAATCAACACCATGGCACGACGTTAGTGTTGGTGACACACGATATGAAGCTTGCTCAGCGCTGCCAACGCGTGTTTAGCATGGATGCAGGTCAACTGTCGGAGGCGAGTTAG
- a CDS encoding FAD-dependent oxidoreductase yields MNALNSSTGNKHIAVVGGGVAGATAAIHFSELGYAVTLIEKGPSLVNGPPICHLHAGGNLYREISTQQCIDLLKQSIDSVRLFPASINIRPTIIAVPRSDAGEAEELLPRLAIIREAYRDLVREDARNQVLGKPDDYFKLYSKADLARLARLTQPEQPKTFDDWCIPFAKNTDLEQLKYPVIMVAEYGWSVFRLSAIATLALERFPASTVMCNRELQHAQWDGAKWQLDVSGLSQPIYADYLINACGFETGELDDVVGVATQRMVEFKAAYVTQWQECHEAWPEVIFHGERGTPDGMAQLTPYADGYFQLHGMTEDITLFEDGLVAASPRSAQPKLPAQYVKKIRSGWDESVLQLRTQKAIEHAAKLLPAFISAKPAGKALFGAQQIPGRDATLRAADVSFSANHYACIEIVKGSSTLLAAQKIALQWFGKPISTHIEQEHPVTCSLATSEIESVATTLAKQRGYPVSLAQVVGEGVYQ; encoded by the coding sequence ATGAACGCTTTGAACTCGTCCACCGGCAACAAACATATCGCCGTTGTAGGGGGTGGTGTCGCTGGCGCCACGGCCGCGATACATTTTTCAGAATTAGGCTATGCGGTGACCTTGATAGAAAAAGGGCCTTCCTTGGTCAATGGTCCGCCGATCTGTCATCTGCACGCCGGGGGAAATCTCTATCGTGAGATCTCGACGCAGCAATGCATTGACCTCCTGAAGCAATCGATCGACAGCGTCAGACTTTTTCCAGCCAGTATCAACATTCGCCCCACCATCATTGCGGTACCGCGCAGTGATGCGGGAGAGGCCGAAGAGCTGTTACCAAGGCTGGCTATTATTCGCGAAGCATATCGAGATCTAGTTCGAGAAGACGCCCGCAACCAAGTGCTTGGCAAGCCGGACGACTACTTCAAACTCTATTCCAAAGCTGATCTCGCGCGCCTGGCGAGGCTAACTCAGCCTGAGCAGCCTAAAACATTTGACGACTGGTGCATTCCATTTGCCAAAAATACTGATCTCGAGCAGCTTAAATATCCGGTGATCATGGTGGCCGAATATGGCTGGAGTGTGTTTCGTCTTTCTGCCATCGCCACCCTTGCCCTTGAGCGCTTTCCGGCCTCGACGGTGATGTGTAACCGAGAGTTGCAACACGCGCAGTGGGATGGGGCTAAATGGCAGTTGGATGTTTCTGGTTTGTCTCAACCTATCTACGCTGATTATTTGATCAACGCATGTGGTTTTGAAACGGGCGAACTCGATGATGTGGTTGGCGTGGCCACGCAACGTATGGTCGAATTTAAAGCGGCGTACGTCACGCAGTGGCAAGAATGCCATGAGGCTTGGCCAGAAGTGATTTTTCATGGCGAACGTGGCACGCCAGATGGCATGGCGCAGCTCACGCCATACGCTGACGGTTATTTTCAACTGCATGGTATGACGGAAGATATCACGCTATTTGAAGATGGTTTAGTGGCAGCATCGCCTCGCTCTGCGCAGCCGAAGTTGCCAGCACAATACGTCAAAAAGATCCGTTCAGGATGGGATGAATCGGTTTTGCAACTGCGCACCCAAAAGGCGATTGAACACGCGGCCAAGTTGCTGCCGGCCTTTATCAGTGCCAAGCCAGCGGGCAAAGCGCTGTTTGGCGCACAGCAAATTCCCGGGCGTGATGCAACACTGCGCGCGGCAGATGTCTCCTTTTCTGCTAACCATTATGCTTGCATCGAAATTGTCAAAGGCTCGTCGACTTTGCTTGCAGCGCAGAAAATCGCCTTGCAGTGGTTTGGTAAGCCTATCTCCACCCACATCGAACAAGAACACCCGGTCACCTGTTCACTGGCCACCAGTGAGATCGAATCGGTAGCCACTACATTAGCCAAACAGCGCGGTTACCCAGTATCGTTAGCTCAAGTGGTGGGGGAAGGGGTGTATCAATAA